Proteins from one Malania oleifera isolate guangnan ecotype guangnan chromosome 4, ASM2987363v1, whole genome shotgun sequence genomic window:
- the LOC131153364 gene encoding protein RGF1 INDUCIBLE TRANSCRIPTION FACTOR 1, with protein sequence MGGCKFYIKKKKTDWVSALLHSKFFGSCVDHRDLRKNEKNVFCIDCSLCCCRHCMSSSVHWLHRKLQICKYVYHDVIRFQDMHKHLDCSRIQTYKINGEKAIHLNPRPQSKDFKPSKSKGGSSCEACGRYIQDQPNCFCSIACKVSVCEKSEDQTPKIFPLPIPELGDLSLKETYSPDEENVAEKDSCISVGTSSDEAQAFVSSVLKPRKQMHKRKGIPRRAPLC encoded by the exons ATG GGTGGTTGCAAATtttatataaagaagaagaagacagatTGGGTTAGCGCACTTCTACATAGTAAGTTCTTCGGGTCGTGTGTCGATCATCGAGACCTTCGAAAAAACGAGAAGAATGTGTTCTGCATCGACTGCAGTCTCTGCTGCTGTAGGCATTGCATGTCTTCCTCTGTTCATTGGCTTCATCGGAAGCTTCAAATCTGCAAATATGTCTATCATGATGTCATCCGCTTTCAAGACATGCATAAGCATCTTGACTGCTCTAGAATTCAG ACATACAAGATAAACGGTGAGAAAGCTATCCATCTGAACCCTCGGCCGCAATCAAAAGATTTCAAACCATCCAAGTCAAAAGGTGGCTCATCTTGCGAAGCTTGTGGTAGGTACATACAAGACCAGCCCAATTGCTTCTGCTCGATTGCGTGCAAG GTGTCTGTTTGTGAGAAGTCCGAAGACCAAACACCTAAGATCTTCCCCTTGCCAATTCCCGAACTTGGAGACCTTTCCTTGAAAGAAACCTACAGCCCTGATGAAGAAAATGTGGCAGAAAAGGATTCCTGCATCTCAGTTGGCACATCTTCGGATGAGGCTCAAGCTTTTGTGAGCTCTGTGTTGAAGCCAAGGAAGCAAATGCACAAGAGGAAAGGCATCCCTCGGAGGGCCCCACTCTGTTAG